In Priestia megaterium NBRC 15308 = ATCC 14581, the following proteins share a genomic window:
- the pdxS gene encoding pyridoxal 5'-phosphate synthase lyase subunit PdxS, whose product MNNITGTDRVKRGMAEMQKGGVIMDVINAEQAKIAEAAGAVAVMALERVPADIRAAGGVSRMADPTIVEEVMNAVSIPVMAKARIGHIVEARVLEAMGVDYIDESEVLTPADEEFHLNKNTFTVPFVCGCRDLGEASRRIAEGAAMLRTKGEPGTGNIVEAVRHMRQVNAQVRKVVGMDEDELMTEAKLLGAPYELLLQIKREGRLPVVNFAAGGVATPADAALMMQLGADGVFVGSGIFKSDNPEKFARAIVEATTHYQDYELIANLSKGLGSAMKGIEISSLLPENRMQERGW is encoded by the coding sequence ATGAATAACATTACAGGTACTGATCGTGTAAAACGGGGAATGGCGGAAATGCAAAAAGGTGGCGTTATCATGGACGTGATCAATGCAGAGCAAGCAAAAATTGCAGAAGCAGCAGGCGCTGTTGCCGTTATGGCATTAGAGCGTGTTCCAGCTGATATCCGTGCAGCAGGCGGCGTGTCTCGTATGGCAGACCCAACAATTGTTGAAGAAGTGATGAATGCTGTGTCCATTCCAGTTATGGCAAAAGCTCGTATTGGCCATATTGTTGAAGCACGCGTGCTAGAAGCGATGGGTGTAGACTACATCGATGAAAGTGAAGTGTTGACTCCAGCTGATGAGGAGTTTCATTTAAATAAAAATACATTTACGGTTCCATTTGTGTGCGGTTGCCGTGATCTTGGCGAAGCATCTCGTCGTATTGCTGAAGGAGCTGCAATGCTTCGTACAAAGGGCGAACCAGGGACAGGGAACATCGTGGAAGCAGTACGTCATATGCGTCAAGTAAACGCTCAAGTACGTAAAGTTGTGGGCATGGACGAAGATGAGTTAATGACAGAAGCAAAACTATTAGGCGCACCTTATGAGTTATTACTGCAAATTAAACGTGAAGGTCGTTTACCAGTTGTAAACTTTGCAGCAGGCGGTGTAGCAACACCAGCAGATGCAGCGTTAATGATGCAGCTTGGAGCAGACGGCGTGTTCGTTGGATCAGGAATCTTTAAATCAGACAACCCTGAAAAGTTTGCACGTGCAATCGTGGAAGCAACAACACATTATCAAGACTATGAACTGATTGCAAACTTATCAAAAGGGTTAGGAAGTGCAATGAAAGGGATTGAAATTTCATCATTATTACCAGAAAACCGCATGCAAGAGCGTGGATGGTAA
- the pdxT gene encoding pyridoxal 5'-phosphate synthase glutaminase subunit PdxT, whose protein sequence is MVKVGVLGLQGAFREHAQALEAAGAEAIIIKKVEQLNEIDGLILPGGESTAMRRLIDKYDFMEPLRQFAQAGKPVFGTCAGLILLAGQVVDREEPHLGVMDITVARNSFGRQRDSFEAALNIKDIGEGFIGVFIRAPHIVEVGENVEVLAMHNDRIVAARQGQFLGCSFHPELTDDARMAQYFVAMVEEASKKPV, encoded by the coding sequence ATGGTAAAAGTAGGCGTGTTAGGATTACAAGGTGCCTTTCGCGAGCATGCACAAGCATTAGAAGCAGCAGGCGCTGAAGCCATTATCATAAAAAAAGTTGAACAGCTAAACGAAATAGATGGTTTAATCCTACCGGGCGGGGAAAGCACAGCGATGCGTCGTCTGATTGACAAATATGACTTTATGGAACCTCTTCGCCAGTTTGCACAAGCAGGTAAACCGGTATTTGGTACGTGTGCGGGTTTAATTTTACTCGCAGGACAAGTCGTTGACCGTGAAGAGCCCCATTTAGGTGTTATGGATATTACGGTAGCTCGAAACTCGTTTGGGCGTCAACGGGATAGCTTTGAAGCTGCCTTAAATATTAAAGATATCGGTGAAGGTTTTATAGGCGTATTTATCCGTGCTCCGCATATTGTAGAAGTAGGAGAAAACGTTGAAGTCTTAGCTATGCATAACGACCGAATCGTTGCGGCAAGACAAGGTCAATTCTTGGGATGTTCGTTTCATCCAGAATTGACAGATGATGCCCGCATGGCGCAGTATTTTGTAGCAATGGTTGAAGAAGCTTCAAAAAAACCTGTATAA
- the serS gene encoding serine--tRNA ligase yields the protein MLDLKFLRANFNEVKEKLKFRGEDLTDLGRFEDLDAKRRELIAQTEELKSKRNEVSQQIAQLKREKQDADHLIVEMREVGDRVKQLDEELRSVEEELELLLLSIPNVPHESTPVGETEDDNVEVRKWGEIKQFDFEPKPHWDLGTDLNILDFERASKVTGSRFVFYKGLGARLERALINFMMDLHMDEHGYEEILPPYMVNRTSMTGTGQLPKFEEDAFKIKEEDYFLIPTAEVPVTNLHRDEILSGDQLPIAYTAYSACFRSEAGSAGRDTRGLIRQHQFNKVELVRFVKPEDSYDELEKLTGHAEKVLQLLGLPYRVLSMCTADLGFTAAKKYDIEVWIPSYETYREISSCSNFESFQARRANIRFRRDTKAKPEHVHTLNGSGLAIGRTVAAILENYQQEDGSIQIPEVLRPYMGNKEFISK from the coding sequence ATGTTAGATTTAAAATTTTTACGTGCTAATTTTAATGAAGTAAAAGAAAAGCTCAAGTTTCGTGGTGAGGACTTAACGGACTTAGGTCGCTTTGAAGATTTAGATGCAAAACGCCGTGAGCTAATTGCTCAAACAGAAGAGTTAAAAAGCAAGCGAAATGAAGTATCACAGCAAATTGCACAATTGAAGCGTGAAAAACAAGATGCTGATCATTTAATCGTTGAAATGCGTGAAGTAGGAGATCGCGTAAAGCAATTGGATGAAGAGCTTCGCAGCGTTGAAGAAGAATTAGAACTATTGCTGCTTTCAATTCCTAACGTTCCACATGAAAGTACGCCTGTAGGTGAAACTGAAGATGATAACGTAGAAGTTCGCAAATGGGGAGAAATTAAACAATTTGATTTTGAACCAAAACCGCATTGGGATTTAGGAACAGATTTAAATATTTTAGATTTTGAAAGAGCTTCGAAAGTAACGGGAAGCCGCTTTGTCTTTTATAAAGGGTTAGGTGCAAGATTAGAACGCGCTCTTATTAACTTTATGATGGATTTACATATGGATGAGCATGGTTATGAAGAAATCCTTCCTCCATATATGGTGAATCGCACAAGCATGACAGGAACAGGGCAGCTTCCTAAATTTGAAGAAGATGCATTCAAGATTAAAGAAGAAGATTATTTCTTAATTCCTACAGCTGAAGTACCAGTTACAAATTTACATCGTGATGAAATTTTAAGCGGAGATCAGCTTCCAATTGCTTATACAGCGTATAGTGCTTGCTTCCGCTCTGAAGCAGGCTCTGCAGGAAGAGATACACGTGGTCTTATTCGTCAGCATCAGTTTAATAAAGTAGAACTCGTTCGCTTTGTTAAGCCAGAAGATTCTTATGATGAATTAGAAAAATTAACGGGCCATGCTGAAAAGGTTCTTCAACTATTAGGTTTACCTTACCGAGTTCTAAGCATGTGTACAGCTGACTTAGGTTTCACAGCAGCCAAAAAGTATGATATTGAAGTTTGGATTCCAAGTTATGAAACGTATCGTGAAATTTCTTCTTGTTCAAACTTTGAAAGCTTCCAAGCTCGTCGTGCTAATATTCGCTTCCGCCGTGATACAAAAGCAAAACCAGAACATGTTCATACACTAAACGGTTCTGGCTTAGCAATTGGCCGTACGGTAGCTGCAATTTTAGAAAACTACCAGCAGGAAGATGGATCAATTCAAATTCCAGAAGTGCTGCGTCCATATATGGGAAATAAAGAATTTATCTCTAAATAA
- a CDS encoding deoxynucleoside kinase, whose protein sequence is MVNLRSKYNIPNDAVLTIAGTVGVGKSTMTQSLADALQFRTSFEKVDSNPYLDKFYGDFERWSFHLQVYFLAERFKEQKKIFEYGGGFIQDRSIYEDTGIFAKMHFEKGTMSKVDYETYTSLFDAMVMTPYFPHPDLLIYLEGSFEDIVDRIQERGRPMEQQTPLDYWKEMHARYEDWINNFTACPILRLDIREYDLIKDPDSIESIVEKVARFLQHNEKLKRRHL, encoded by the coding sequence ATGGTAAACTTACGATCGAAATACAACATTCCTAATGATGCTGTGTTGACGATAGCGGGTACAGTTGGAGTTGGGAAATCTACAATGACTCAATCATTGGCTGATGCTCTCCAATTTCGCACATCGTTTGAAAAAGTAGATTCCAACCCTTACCTGGACAAATTTTATGGAGATTTTGAACGTTGGAGCTTCCACCTACAGGTATATTTTCTAGCGGAACGCTTTAAAGAACAAAAGAAAATTTTCGAGTATGGCGGCGGCTTCATCCAAGACAGATCCATTTACGAAGATACCGGTATCTTTGCTAAGATGCATTTTGAAAAAGGAACGATGTCTAAAGTAGACTATGAAACATATACAAGCTTGTTCGATGCAATGGTTATGACTCCGTATTTTCCTCATCCGGATCTGCTCATTTATTTGGAAGGCAGCTTCGAAGATATTGTAGATCGCATTCAAGAAAGAGGGCGACCAATGGAACAGCAAACGCCTCTTGATTATTGGAAAGAGATGCACGCCCGATACGAAGACTGGATTAATAACTTTACGGCTTGCCCTATTCTTCGTTTAGATATTAGAGAATACGACCTTATCAAGGATCCGGATTCAATTGAATCAATTGTTGAAAAAGTGGCTCGCTTTTTACAACATAATGAAAAGCTAAAACGTCGTCATCTATAA
- a CDS encoding deoxynucleoside kinase: MQGTPFISVEGPIGVGKTSLAKEIAQAFQFEILKEIVDENPFLGKFYENINEWSFQTEMFFLCNRYKQLEDIQKGFLSYKKPVVADYHIMKNMIFAEQTLKDEQYKKYVQIFHILTADMPAPNIIIYLNASLDTLLKRIKMRGREIERNIDPHYLARLSDDYEKAMSAFEQNNPDVTILRYDGDEIDFVQNKQHLNRILSEVQESMLKRSM; encoded by the coding sequence ATGCAAGGCACACCTTTTATTTCAGTAGAAGGACCCATCGGTGTCGGAAAAACCTCTCTAGCTAAAGAGATTGCACAAGCATTTCAATTCGAAATTTTAAAAGAAATCGTAGATGAAAATCCATTTCTCGGGAAATTTTATGAAAATATCAACGAGTGGAGTTTTCAAACCGAAATGTTTTTTCTATGTAATCGATATAAGCAGTTGGAGGATATTCAAAAAGGGTTCTTATCTTATAAAAAACCTGTTGTAGCAGATTATCATATTATGAAAAACATGATTTTTGCTGAGCAAACGTTAAAAGATGAACAGTATAAAAAATATGTACAAATCTTCCACATCTTAACGGCTGATATGCCAGCTCCGAACATTATTATTTATTTAAATGCCAGTTTAGATACCTTGTTAAAGCGGATTAAAATGCGCGGAAGAGAAATTGAACGAAACATCGATCCTCACTACCTTGCGAGGCTAAGTGATGATTATGAAAAGGCTATGTCGGCGTTTGAACAAAATAATCCTGATGTAACCATTTTACGTTATGACGGTGATGAAATAGATTTTGTACAAAATAAACAACACTTAAATAGAATCTTATCAGAGGTTCAAGAAAGTATGTTAAAAAGGAGTATGTAA
- a CDS encoding glycoside hydrolase family 18 protein, producing the protein MQIYTVKAGDSIYSIAKQFRIDAGKIIRANELPNPNQLVIGQSMVIPINGTYYTVKAGDTIWKIGRKLGVSYQAIANANNVSVTAPLTPGRRILIPPSPNKRNGEFLGYVETSNRKITPQTEKMINQNAKYLTYLGPANFEVQKDGSLKAPPLNNLGSIAKENDVIFLMVLANIENGAFSDEVGRAILTNKDVQDTLLNNIVKTAKEQNFRDIHFDFEFLRPADKEAYIAFLQKAKKRLQDEQLLMSVALAPKTSRDQKGKWYEAHDYKAIGEIANFVVPMTYEWGYSGGPPMAVSPIGPVRDVLEYAVSEIPSSKIIMGQNLYGYDWTLPYKPGGEYAKAISPQRAIELAARYKVAIQYDNKAQAPFFRYKDEQQRTHEVWFEDARSIQAKFDLIKELKLRGMAYWKLGLDFPQNWLLIEDNFKITKRVTQP; encoded by the coding sequence ATGCAAATTTACACTGTTAAAGCAGGTGACAGTATATATAGTATTGCAAAACAGTTCCGCATTGACGCAGGGAAAATTATAAGAGCAAATGAATTACCTAATCCAAATCAACTCGTCATCGGGCAATCTATGGTTATTCCAATCAACGGTACTTACTACACAGTAAAAGCCGGGGACACTATATGGAAGATAGGAAGAAAATTAGGCGTTAGCTATCAGGCTATTGCCAATGCGAACAATGTTTCAGTTACAGCACCCTTAACCCCTGGCCGCCGCATCTTAATTCCTCCTTCCCCCAACAAAAGAAACGGTGAGTTTTTAGGGTATGTTGAAACAAGCAATCGAAAAATCACTCCTCAAACAGAGAAAATGATTAATCAAAATGCAAAATACCTTACTTATCTCGGGCCGGCGAACTTTGAAGTGCAAAAAGACGGTTCTCTAAAGGCGCCTCCACTTAACAATTTAGGTTCTATTGCTAAAGAAAATGACGTCATTTTCTTAATGGTATTGGCTAATATTGAAAACGGCGCATTCAGTGACGAAGTCGGCCGAGCAATTTTAACTAATAAAGACGTTCAAGATACGCTTTTAAATAATATTGTAAAAACAGCGAAAGAACAAAATTTCAGAGACATTCACTTTGACTTCGAATTTTTGCGTCCGGCAGATAAAGAAGCCTATATTGCATTTTTACAGAAAGCAAAAAAGCGTCTTCAAGATGAGCAACTTCTTATGTCTGTCGCTTTAGCTCCGAAAACAAGTCGAGATCAAAAAGGCAAATGGTATGAAGCACATGATTATAAAGCCATTGGAGAGATTGCTAACTTCGTTGTTCCGATGACATACGAATGGGGATATAGCGGTGGGCCTCCTATGGCCGTCTCTCCTATTGGTCCCGTACGTGATGTTTTAGAATATGCAGTATCTGAAATACCTAGTTCAAAAATTATCATGGGTCAAAACCTATACGGTTACGATTGGACACTTCCTTACAAACCAGGAGGAGAATATGCCAAGGCCATTAGTCCTCAACGAGCTATTGAGTTGGCAGCTCGCTATAAAGTAGCGATTCAATACGACAATAAAGCACAAGCTCCTTTCTTCCGGTATAAAGATGAACAGCAGCGCACCCACGAAGTATGGTTTGAAGACGCTAGGTCTATTCAGGCCAAGTTTGATTTAATCAAAGAATTAAAACTTAGAGGAATGGCCTACTGGAAACTAGGCTTAGATTTCCCGCAAAACTGGCTCTTGATTGAAGACAACTTCAAAATTACAAAAAGAGTGACACAACCATAA
- a CDS encoding isochorismatase family cysteine hydrolase yields the protein MKNAKTALIIIDMLNDFQFKNGKILAEKSLTIAQNISKLKQYASSQHIPIIYVNDHYKLWQANLETILTHCTNEISSPVLHHISPQNADYFLIKPKHSIFYGTALNILLSQLDVHTLILTGIAGNICVLFSANDAYMREYNLIVPEDCIASNADEDNTFALRMMHNVLNAHICKHTELMN from the coding sequence GTGAAGAACGCTAAAACTGCTTTAATTATTATTGATATGCTAAACGATTTTCAATTTAAAAACGGCAAAATACTTGCTGAAAAATCTTTAACAATTGCTCAAAATATTTCCAAATTAAAACAATATGCCTCGTCTCAACATATCCCTATCATTTATGTCAATGACCACTATAAGCTATGGCAAGCAAACTTAGAAACCATTTTAACACACTGCACAAATGAGATAAGCTCACCCGTTCTACATCACATTTCACCACAAAACGCTGATTACTTTTTAATTAAACCAAAGCATTCTATCTTCTATGGAACAGCTTTAAATATTTTGCTATCACAGCTCGATGTTCATACACTTATTTTAACAGGAATTGCGGGAAATATATGCGTGCTTTTTTCAGCTAACGATGCTTATATGCGTGAGTATAACTTAATTGTACCTGAAGATTGTATTGCTTCAAACGCAGATGAAGACAATACCTTTGCTTTGAGAATGATGCATAATGTATTAAATGCTCATATTTGCAAACATACCGAGTTGATGAATTAA
- the tadA gene encoding tRNA adenosine(34) deaminase TadA yields MLNDEKYMRLAIDEALKAKDKLEVPIGAVIVQNDEVVASAYNLRETEQRSVAHAELLAIDEACKKLRTWRLEDATLYVTLEPCPMCAGAIVLSRVKRVVFGAYDPKGGCAGTLLNLLEFEKFNHQAEVVGGMLEKECGSLLTTFFRELRQRKKSGK; encoded by the coding sequence GTGTTAAATGATGAAAAGTATATGAGGTTGGCAATTGATGAAGCATTAAAAGCCAAAGATAAATTAGAGGTTCCCATTGGAGCAGTTATTGTTCAAAATGATGAGGTGGTTGCTTCAGCTTATAACTTACGAGAAACAGAACAGCGATCAGTTGCTCATGCGGAACTTTTAGCAATTGATGAAGCATGTAAGAAACTAAGAACATGGAGATTGGAAGACGCTACATTATATGTCACCTTAGAACCATGTCCGATGTGTGCAGGTGCTATTGTATTATCAAGAGTGAAAAGAGTTGTGTTTGGCGCTTATGATCCTAAAGGTGGCTGCGCGGGAACATTGTTAAATTTATTAGAGTTTGAAAAGTTTAATCATCAAGCAGAAGTAGTAGGAGGTATGCTAGAAAAAGAATGCGGGAGCCTCTTAACGACCTTTTTTCGTGAGTTGCGTCAACGAAAAAAGTCTGGAAAATAG
- the dnaX gene encoding DNA polymerase III subunit gamma/tau, with the protein MAYQALYRVYRPQSFNDVVGQQHIIKTLQNALVQEKFSHAYLFSGPRGTGKTTAAKILAKAVNCEKAPIAEPCNECATCRGITDGSISDVIEIDAASNNGVDEIRDIRDKVKYAPSAVRYKVYIIDEVHMLSIGAFNALLKTLEEPPAHVIFILATTEPHKIPLTIISRCQRFDFKRISPEDIVYRMKEVLGSEELEVSEDALYEIAKASEGGMRDALSLLDQSISYSTDKVSLEDVLSITGAVSQSFIVKIVQAIFNKNIVEALDSVESLIKNGKDPARFVEDLIFYYRDVLLYQASEENAYLLEKAAVNEEFKELSSKMDSAFIYKVIAELNQTQQEMKWSNHPRVLLEVALVKLAQSSTNQESALPYQDILQKMNQMEAELQQLKEKGIQVDHTAQAVQTEKKQTRQSRSQYKTPVGKVNEVLKNATRQNLETIKRSWAQVLDTLKQQNKASHAALLSNSEPVASSDQSFILKFKYEIHCKMASENNNNVRDNLENILYTLIGSKREMVAIPESEWDKVREEFLQGQQQSDGSSGQPQEEDPVVAEAKKLFGEDLIEIQE; encoded by the coding sequence GTGGCATATCAGGCTCTGTACCGTGTATACCGTCCTCAAAGCTTTAACGACGTAGTCGGTCAACAACATATTATCAAAACACTTCAAAATGCCCTTGTCCAAGAGAAATTTTCGCATGCGTATTTATTTTCTGGGCCTCGAGGGACAGGAAAGACAACAGCTGCTAAAATTTTAGCGAAAGCCGTTAACTGTGAAAAAGCACCCATTGCTGAACCCTGTAATGAATGTGCAACTTGTCGGGGAATTACTGATGGTTCCATTTCTGATGTAATTGAAATTGATGCAGCTTCTAATAATGGAGTCGATGAAATTCGAGATATCCGTGATAAAGTAAAATATGCACCTAGTGCTGTTCGATACAAAGTGTATATTATTGATGAGGTTCATATGCTTTCAATTGGAGCTTTTAACGCTTTGTTAAAAACGTTAGAAGAACCTCCTGCACATGTTATCTTTATTTTAGCTACAACAGAGCCGCATAAAATTCCATTAACGATTATCTCTAGATGTCAGCGCTTTGATTTCAAACGCATTTCGCCAGAAGATATCGTATATCGAATGAAGGAAGTATTAGGTTCTGAAGAGCTAGAAGTAAGCGAGGATGCTCTTTACGAAATTGCGAAAGCTTCAGAAGGCGGCATGCGTGATGCACTTAGTCTTTTAGACCAATCTATCTCGTATAGTACGGATAAGGTGAGCTTGGAGGATGTTCTATCCATAACAGGAGCAGTATCACAGTCTTTTATTGTGAAGATCGTCCAAGCTATCTTTAATAAAAACATCGTAGAAGCGCTAGACTCTGTTGAAAGTTTGATTAAAAACGGAAAAGATCCAGCGAGGTTTGTAGAGGACCTCATCTTCTATTATCGTGATGTTCTGCTTTATCAAGCTTCTGAAGAAAATGCATATTTACTTGAAAAAGCAGCGGTTAACGAAGAGTTTAAAGAACTCAGTTCAAAAATGGATAGTGCTTTTATTTATAAAGTCATTGCTGAATTGAACCAAACTCAGCAAGAGATGAAATGGAGTAATCATCCTCGAGTGCTACTTGAAGTAGCTTTAGTAAAATTAGCTCAAAGTTCTACAAATCAAGAGAGTGCTCTTCCCTATCAAGACATTTTGCAAAAAATGAATCAAATGGAAGCAGAACTGCAGCAGTTAAAAGAAAAAGGCATTCAAGTTGATCATACAGCTCAGGCAGTGCAAACAGAGAAAAAACAGACAAGACAGTCCAGAAGTCAGTACAAGACGCCTGTTGGGAAGGTAAATGAAGTTCTAAAAAATGCCACTCGGCAGAATTTAGAAACAATTAAGCGATCTTGGGCGCAGGTGTTGGACACATTGAAACAACAAAATAAAGCTTCACATGCAGCGTTGTTATCTAACAGTGAACCGGTTGCGTCTTCAGATCAATCATTTATACTTAAATTCAAATATGAAATTCATTGCAAAATGGCTTCTGAAAATAACAACAATGTACGTGATAATTTAGAGAATATCTTATATACTTTAATTGGCAGCAAGCGTGAAATGGTTGCAATTCCAGAAAGCGAATGGGATAAAGTAAGAGAAGAGTTTCTTCAAGGACAGCAGCAAAGTGATGGGTCATCCGGTCAACCACAGGAGGAAGACCCTGTGGTTGCAGAAGCGAAAAAGCTATTTGGAGAAGACTTAATCGAAATTCAAGAGTAA
- a CDS encoding YbaB/EbfC family nucleoid-associated protein produces MMKGMGNMQKMMKQMQKMQKDMQKAQEELAEKTVEGTAGGGMVTVVVNGQKQVIDVNIKEDVVDPEDIEMLQDLVLAATNDALKQMDDLTNNTMGQFTKGLNIPGL; encoded by the coding sequence ATGATGAAAGGCATGGGCAATATGCAAAAAATGATGAAACAAATGCAAAAAATGCAAAAAGATATGCAAAAAGCGCAGGAAGAGTTAGCTGAAAAAACTGTTGAAGGTACAGCTGGCGGCGGAATGGTAACAGTTGTAGTTAACGGTCAGAAACAAGTAATTGATGTAAATATTAAAGAGGATGTAGTAGATCCTGAAGATATTGAAATGCTACAAGATTTAGTACTAGCAGCAACAAATGACGCATTAAAACAAATGGACGATTTAACAAATAACACAATGGGTCAATTTACAAAAGGTTTAAATATTCCAGGACTTTAA
- the recR gene encoding recombination mediator RecR has translation MHYPEPISKLIDSFMKLPGIGPKTAVRLAFFVLSMKEDTVLDFAKALVNAKRNLTYCSVCGHITDQDPCYICQDQRRERNVVCVVQDPKDVIAMEKMKEYNGLYHVLHGAISPMEGIGPEDIKVPELLKRLQDDEIQEVILATNPNIEGEATAMYISRLLKPTGIKITRIAHGLPVGGDLEYADEVTLSKALEGRREV, from the coding sequence GTGCATTATCCAGAACCAATATCAAAGCTTATAGATAGTTTTATGAAGTTACCCGGCATTGGTCCAAAAACAGCTGTTCGCTTAGCGTTCTTTGTTTTATCTATGAAAGAAGATACAGTATTAGATTTTGCAAAAGCATTAGTCAATGCGAAGCGAAATTTAACCTATTGTTCAGTTTGCGGACATATCACAGATCAAGATCCTTGTTACATTTGTCAAGATCAGCGCAGAGAGCGAAATGTGGTATGTGTCGTGCAAGACCCTAAGGATGTCATTGCAATGGAGAAAATGAAAGAATATAACGGCTTGTATCATGTCCTGCATGGCGCAATTTCACCTATGGAAGGAATAGGGCCTGAAGATATCAAAGTACCAGAGTTATTAAAAAGACTTCAAGATGATGAGATTCAAGAAGTGATTTTAGCCACTAACCCGAATATAGAGGGCGAAGCTACGGCTATGTATATCTCTAGGCTCTTAAAGCCGACAGGAATTAAAATTACTAGAATTGCTCATGGGTTACCCGTTGGAGGAGATCTTGAGTACGCAGATGAAGTAACATTATCTAAAGCACTAGAAGGTAGAAGAGAAGTATAA
- a CDS encoding YaaL family protein, producing the protein MFFKRKGWLRKEYDDEFVKTFMQVKQEWSHKTSMVERSVDPSEEVMVDIRLAKMKYLFLLKEAKHRNISINRMS; encoded by the coding sequence ATGTTTTTTAAAAGAAAAGGTTGGTTACGCAAAGAGTACGATGATGAATTTGTGAAGACTTTTATGCAAGTAAAGCAGGAATGGAGTCACAAAACTTCAATGGTAGAAAGAAGTGTAGATCCTTCAGAAGAGGTAATGGTAGATATTCGATTAGCCAAAATGAAGTATCTTTTTCTATTAAAAGAAGCCAAGCATCGAAATATTTCAATTAACAGGATGTCATAG
- a CDS encoding pro-sigmaK processing inhibitor BofA family protein has translation MLNHPIVVVSFLIGLIILLLVTGGVEKMLRVIGNLSIKLIIGVLLLFFINIFGVQFGIHIPINFPTAIVSAILGIPGIAALLVINNFIL, from the coding sequence ATGCTAAATCATCCCATTGTAGTTGTGTCTTTTTTAATAGGGCTAATCATTCTACTCTTAGTAACAGGTGGTGTTGAAAAAATGCTTCGAGTCATTGGAAATTTATCGATCAAGCTTATTATTGGCGTTCTGCTGCTTTTCTTTATTAACATCTTTGGCGTACAGTTTGGTATTCATATCCCTATTAATTTCCCCACAGCCATTGTTTCAGCTATTTTAGGTATTCCAGGCATAGCTGCCTTACTTGTTATTAATAATTTCATATTATAA